TCCTGGCTGGATCATGGTGGTTATCTATCGACCTTACGACAATCTTTTAGATATGACGAATGAACTGAGTGAAGCCTGTGAAAAGGCTGGTTTATGGGCATGCGGTTTATTTTGATGGCTCTGGTGCGTTTTTATAAGAAGTATATTTCCCTTCATCTGCCGTCTTCGTGTATCTATCATCCCTCCTGTTCTTCGTATGCTCTTGAGGCTCTTCGCCGTCATGGTGCTTTCAAAGGGAGCGTGCTGGCTCTTTTACGTATTCTGCGGTGTCAGGGATGGTTTTTCGCAGGGGGAAATGATCCCGTGCCGCGCGCGTTTTCCTGGCGTAGAATTATGAGTCGTTATATGTTCTTTTGGAAGTGGCGCAAGAAATAAGGGTCAATCTCAAGCTTCCATGAAGCAAAAGCAATGCATGGTTTCCGGT
This sequence is a window from Thermospira aquatica. Protein-coding genes within it:
- the yidD gene encoding membrane protein insertion efficiency factor YidD, with amino-acid sequence MGMRFILMALVRFYKKYISLHLPSSCIYHPSCSSYALEALRRHGAFKGSVLALLRILRCQGWFFAGGNDPVPRAFSWRRIMSRYMFFWKWRKK